One segment of Rosa chinensis cultivar Old Blush chromosome 6, RchiOBHm-V2, whole genome shotgun sequence DNA contains the following:
- the LOC112170949 gene encoding disease resistance protein RPV1 yields MATQLRASSSFSSVPFSTRSCTHDVFLSFRGEDTRYGFTGHLHRSLVQRGINTFIDDDDLPRGEEISEALLQAIKESKLSLVVFSENYAASKWCLNELVHILECKKSKNQMVRPIFYKVNPSDVRHQRGKFGEALAEHERGLEGEMDKVKSWRAALSEAANLSGWPFSQGHQYEYEFIDKIVEEVSAQVKEPTYLDVAKYPVGIHSRVQEMLEMLDVGGSDVRMVGIWGTGGIGKTTIAKAVYNTVVHKFEFHCFLAKVRKESEQHGGLVNLQNIIVSKILGGKELKVINVDEGINLLRERLRYKRILLVLDDVNELEQLDALAGAPDWFGRGSRIIITTRDKRLLTVHEVNPIYKARKLDHHEGCELFRLNALKKKGNHDDNEKLWINTIVRYAHGLPLALVVLGSHLCGRPIHEWHAMLDGYKRNLPKDIRDILKVSYDGLEEIVKKVFLDIACFFNGWNTKNVIQILEGCDRNNPKHSIEVLEEKALINVDEYGRICMHDLLDEMGKYIGQQESTEPGKRSRLWHHKDVQEVLTENTGTSKIEGMMVKMPKEDEIRLSPKCFKEMKNLKIFININGQFCGKVDYYPNQLRLFDWSSCPLQSLPSDFNMKNLVQLNMSCSRISRFGEGSKSMENLKSLNLRGCGFLVQSPDLSGSPNLEFLDLSWCTSLKKIHPSIGSLQKLGKLYLECCSNLVTLPQKVNWRSLKSLNMRKCELAQSPDLSGSPNLEKLNLSFCTSLVEVHPSVGSLKKLVRLNLQRCSNLVRLPGEVNWRSLRSINLDYCTRLESFPEIVEEMKYMTSLCLYNTGIKALPSSIGYLINLELLNLRSCGNLTDLPCSIYELQNLEEVVLSRCPKFITFPNKVESEVLPTYSKVSRDNRDSSSEPEPDTEFNLALPCLDRFHADGLSNIDFLASLDCASTLYYLDLSGSPIVILPECIINKFVDLMKLNLSGCRRLVEIPELPPSIKMLDVVDCVSLERISKLSNILERKESQIMIKVMDLTNCWRLCQNLVEMANKDDDEGDADLFSRLLSSQQSKFTIKFPVPRSEVPKWFSCLMDFKGYRQFEFCVETLANFKWDNTGLALCVAVDQNLHNPWTEFEVCIHINEVSVCSMCGCRQWVHSREWDHVWLQYVPFLEMWRFGYMRPSPPFTCRVIIYTSVSSFKICGVHLVMPPDEDVCMKLIRAENITSELSDDELEKRTDCKELYTDAQLERKDVIITDAA; encoded by the exons ATGGCCACCCAATTGAGAGCTTCTTCCTCATTCTCTTCTGTTCCTTTTTCCACCCGTTCATGCACACACGATGTGTTTCTGAGTTTCAGAGGCGAGGATACTCGCTACGGTTTCACAGGTCATTTGCACAGGTCTTTGGTTCAAAGGGGAATCAACACCTTCATAGATGATGATGATCTTccaagaggagaagaaatatcagaagcactTCTCCAAGCAATTAAAGAATCAAAGCTGTCTCTCGTGGTGTTCTCCGAAAACTATGCAGCCTCAAAGTGGTGTTTAAATGAACTGGTTCATATCCTTGAATGTAAAAAATCGAAGAACCAAATGGTTCGGCCAATCTTTTACAAGGTAAATCCCTCCGATGTTAGACACCAAAGAGGTAAATTTGGTGAGGCACTTGCAGAGCATGAACGCGGACTCGAAGGTGAAATGGACAAGGTGAAAAGTTGGAGAGCAGCTCTTTCAGAAGCAGCAAATTTGTCTGGGTGGCCTTTCTCGCAGGG GCATCAATATGAATATGAATTTATTGATAAAATTGTTGAAGAGGTTTCTGCACAAGTAAAAGAACCTACCTATTTGGATGTGGCAAAGTATCCAGTTGGGATACACTCTCGGGTACAAGAAATGCTTGAAATGTTGGATGTTGGGGGAAGTGATGTACGCATGGTAGGGATATGGGGAACTGGTGGAATAGGGAAGACAACAATTGCTAAAGCTGTTTACAATACAGTTGTCCATAAGTTTGAATTTcactgctttttggcaaaggtTAGAAAAGAGTCAGAGCAACATGGAGGTTTAGTCAACCtacaaaacatcattgtttcaaagATTCTAGGGGGCAAAGAACTGAAAGTAATCAATGTTGATGAAGGAATCAATTTGTTGCGGGAAAGGTTGAGATATAAAAGGATTCTTttagttcttgatgatgtgaatgaATTGGAACAGTTAGACGCATTAGCGGGAGCACCAGATTGGTTTGGTCGTGGCAGCAGAATTatcataacaacaagagataaGCGTTTGTTGACTGTTCACGAAGTCAATCCTATATACAAGGCCAGGAAACTAGATCATCACGAAGGTTGTGAGCTCTTTAGGTTAAATGCcttaaagaaaaaaggaaatcaTGATGACAATGAGAAACTCTGGATTAACACCATTGTTAGATATGCTCATGGCCTTCCGTTAGCCCTAGTAGTTTTGGGTTCACATCTATGTGGTAGACCTATACATGAATGGCATGCTATGTTAGATGGTTATAAAAGAAATCTTCCCAAAGACATTCGAGATATTCTCAAAGTCAGTTATGATGGATTGGAAGAAATAGTGAAAAAAGTTTTCCTCGACATTGCTTGTTTCTTCAATGGTTGGAATACAAAAAATGTGATACAAATATTAGAAGGTTGCGACCGCAACAACCCCAAGCATAGTATTGAAGTTCTTGAAGAAAAGGCGCTCATAAATGTTGATGAATATGGTCGTATTTGCATGCATGATTTGCTAGATGAGATGGGAAAATATATAGGTCAGCAAGAATCTACAGAGCCAGGTAAGCGAAGCAGATTGTGGCATCACAAGGATGTGCAGGAGGTTCTAACAGAAAACACG GGCACAAGTAAAATTGAAGGCATGATGGTAAAGATgcccaaagaagatgagatacGCCTGAGTCCTAAATGCTTCAAAGAGATGAAAAATCTTAAAATCTTTATAAACATCAATGGACAGTTTTGTGGAAAGGTTGATTATTATCCGAATCAGTTGCGGTTATTTGATTGGTCTAGCTGTCCGCTACAATCTTTGCCCTCCGATTTTAATATGAAGAATCTGGTTCAACTTAATATGTCTTGCAGCCGCATCTCACGTTTTGGAGAAGGATCCAAG AGTATGGAAAATCTGAAATCCTTAAATTTGAGGGGATGTGGATTCCTAGTACAAAGCCCAGACCTGTCTGGAagtccaaacttagagtttctGGATCTAAGTTGGTGTACAAGTTTAAAGAAGATCCATCCTTCGATAGGATCCCTCCAAAAGCTTGGTAAACTGTATCTAGAGTGTTGCTCTAACCTTGTGACGCTTCCTCAAAAAGTCAACTGGAGATCCCTCAAATCCTTAAATATGAGAAAATGTGAACTCGCACAAAGCCCAGACCTCTCTGGAAGCCCAAACCTAGAGAAACTGAATCTAAGCTTTTGTACAAGTTTAGTGGAGGTTCACCCTTCAGTTGGATCCCTTAAAAAGCTTGTTCGCCTTAATCTTCAAAGATGCTCTAACCTTGTGAGGCTACCAGGAGAAGTCAACTGGAGATCCCTCCGATCCATTAATCTCGACTACTGCACAAGGCTGGAGAGTTTTCCtgaaattgtggaagagatgAAATACATGACATCCTTGTGTCTGTACAACACTGGCATCAAAGCATTGCCTTCATCCATTGGATATCTAATTAACCTTGAACTGTTGAATCTAAGGTCTTGTGGAAACCTCACAGATCTACCTTGCAGCATCTATGAATTGCAAAATCTAGAGGAGGTTGTTTTGTCCAGATGCCCAAAATTCATAACATTCCCAAATAAGGTAGAGTCTGAAGTGCTTCCAACTTACTCAAAGGTTTCACGTGACAACCGTGACTCTTCATCGGAGCCAGAGCCAGATACTGAATTCAATTTGGCGCTTCCTTGTTTAGATCGATTCCATGCGGATGGATTATCTAATATTGATTTCCTCGCGTCCCTTGATTGTGCATCCACTTTATATTACCTTGATTTATCAGGAAGCCCCATTGTTATTCTTCCCGAATGCATCATCAACAAATTTGTCGACTTGATGAAACTCAATTTGAGCGGCTGCAGGAGGCTCGTAGAAATTCCAGAGCTTCCACCGAGTATTAAAATGTTGGATGTGGTGGATTGCGTATCATTGGAAAGAATTTCGAAGTTGTCAAACATTTTGGAGCGTAAAGAATCACAAATAATGATTAAGGTGATGGACTTGACTAATTGCTGGAGACTCTGTCAAAATTTGGTTGAGATGGCAAacaaggatgatgatgagggGGACGCTGATCTCTTCTCTCGACTCCTATCTTCTCAGCAATCCAAATTCACAATTAAATTTCCAGTTCCAAGAAGCGAGGTTCCAAAGTGGTTCAGCTGTCTAATGGATTTCAAGGGGTATCGACAGTTTGAATTTTGTGTTGAAACACTTGCAAATTTCAAATGGGACAACACAGGATTGGCTCTCTGTGTTGCTGTTGATCAAAACCTGCACAATCCTTGGACTGAATTTGAGGTCTGTATTCACATCAATGAAGTAAGTGTTTGCAGTATGTGTGGCTGCAGACAGTGGGTTCATTCAAGAGAGTGGGATCATGTGTGGCTGCAGTATGTTCCCTTCCTTGAAATGTGGCGATTTGGTTATATGCGTCCATCGCCCCCTTTTACGTGTCGAGTCATTATTTATACTTCGGTTTCGTCCTTCAAAATCTGTGGGGTCCACCTTGTAATGCCTCCCGATGAAGACGTTTGTATGAAGCTAATCCGTGCAGAGAACATCACCAGTGAACTTTCTGATGATGAACTTGAAAAG AGGACTGACTGCAAAGAATTATATACTGATGCACAACTGGAGAGAAAAGATGTAATTATTACTGATGCAGCATAA
- the LOC112170951 gene encoding long chain acyl-CoA synthetase 2 has translation MAQIQTPPPRGWIIAMEACNSHAITYVPLYDTLGANAVEFIINHAEVPIAFVQENKIPAIIPCLPNCSTPLKTIVSFTNVHKCF, from the exons ATGGCTCAAAttcaaaccccccccccccggggATGGATTATTGCAATGGAG GCGTGTAACAGCCATGCCATTACATATGTTCCACTTTATGACACCCTTG GTGCTAATGCAGTTGAGTTCATCATCAACCATGCTGAAGTTCCAATAGCTTTTGTTCAAGAGAACAAAATCCCTGCT ATTATACCATGCCTTCCAAACTGTTCTACGCCTTTAAAAA CAATTGTCAGCTTCACAAATGTTCACAAATGTTTCTAG
- the LOC112169258 gene encoding uncharacterized protein LOC112169258 isoform X1 gives MSDHWREFRVRGELQYHDVYVILEIHHGGQFVEAGGGRFEYNGGEVHWVEMIDPEKFSWTDLNTFAWRLGYRKPPVHYWFKYHAKPIYLPIRIDKEAVGMLSDLPKARKVEVYYVGGGDRDVEVCEKEDQIKDFSEVVPHLKFMPEIIMVPLKSANVGNDKGKWKELDIENSEDEEVFEHDDDDEIEKEEVDDKFFDSDYELNPEDDGESYGVEADDVEFNADVDDINEIEEWTDMGFTGET, from the exons ATGTCAGATCATTGGAGGGAATTTAGAGTTCGTGGAGAGCTCCAATATCATG aTGTGTATGTCATTTTGGAGATACACCATGGTGGTCAGTTTGTCGAAGCTGGTGGTGGAAGGTTTGAATACAATGGAGGTGAAGTTCATTGGGTGGAAATGATTGATCCAGAAAAATTTTCTTGGACAGATTTGAATACTTTTGCTTGGAGATTAGGTTATAGAAAGCCTCCTGTTCATTATTGGTTCAAGTATCATGCAAAACCAATATACTTGCCTATTAGAATTGACAAGGAAGCTGTGGGCATGCTCTCAGATTTACCTAAAGCTAGGAAGGTTGAAGTATATTATGTTGGAGGAGGTGATAGAGATGTGGAAGTTTGTGAGAAGGAGGATCAGATTAAAGATTTTTCAGAGGTGGTTCCACATTTAAAGTTTATGCCTGAGATTATTATGGTACCACTTAAATCTGCTAATGTGGGGAATGATAAGGGGAAGTGGAAAGAGTTGGATATTGAAAACAGTGAGGATGAAGAAGTCTTTGagcatgatgatgatgacgaaaTAGAGAAAGAAGAGGTCGATGACAAGTTCTTTGACAGTGATTATGAATTAAACCCTGAGGATGATGGTGAATCATATGGTGTCGAAGCAGATGATGTTGAGTTCAATGCAGATGTCGATGATATAAATGAGATTGAGGAATGGACTGATATGGGATTTACTG GAGAAACATAA
- the LOC112169258 gene encoding uncharacterized protein LOC112169258 isoform X2, with the protein MSDHWREFRVRGELQYHDVYVILEIHHGGQFVEAGGGRFEYNGGEVHWVEMIDPEKFSWTDLNTFAWRLGYRKPPVHYWFKYHAKPIYLPIRIDKEAVGMLSDLPKARKVEVYYVGGGDRDVEVCEKEDQIKDFSEVVPHLKFMPEIIMVPLKSANVGNDKGKWKELDIENSEDEEVFEHDDDDEIEKEEVDDKFFDSDYELNPEDDGESYGVEADDVEFNADVDDINEIEEWTDMGFTG; encoded by the exons ATGTCAGATCATTGGAGGGAATTTAGAGTTCGTGGAGAGCTCCAATATCATG aTGTGTATGTCATTTTGGAGATACACCATGGTGGTCAGTTTGTCGAAGCTGGTGGTGGAAGGTTTGAATACAATGGAGGTGAAGTTCATTGGGTGGAAATGATTGATCCAGAAAAATTTTCTTGGACAGATTTGAATACTTTTGCTTGGAGATTAGGTTATAGAAAGCCTCCTGTTCATTATTGGTTCAAGTATCATGCAAAACCAATATACTTGCCTATTAGAATTGACAAGGAAGCTGTGGGCATGCTCTCAGATTTACCTAAAGCTAGGAAGGTTGAAGTATATTATGTTGGAGGAGGTGATAGAGATGTGGAAGTTTGTGAGAAGGAGGATCAGATTAAAGATTTTTCAGAGGTGGTTCCACATTTAAAGTTTATGCCTGAGATTATTATGGTACCACTTAAATCTGCTAATGTGGGGAATGATAAGGGGAAGTGGAAAGAGTTGGATATTGAAAACAGTGAGGATGAAGAAGTCTTTGagcatgatgatgatgacgaaaTAGAGAAAGAAGAGGTCGATGACAAGTTCTTTGACAGTGATTATGAATTAAACCCTGAGGATGATGGTGAATCATATGGTGTCGAAGCAGATGATGTTGAGTTCAATGCAGATGTCGATGATATAAATGAGATTGAGGAATGGACTGATATGGGATTTACTG GTTAG